Proteins from a single region of Mytilus trossulus isolate FHL-02 chromosome 2, PNRI_Mtr1.1.1.hap1, whole genome shotgun sequence:
- the LOC134707131 gene encoding uncharacterized protein LOC134707131, translating to MILEILETMASTEKLPIFIDAVEVSSTSTSSVEILWRANPDTVSNVLGYRVHYQKIASSYIQYGPHLSPTIHSYTVHNLVADTYYRLCLMMLRNDTATLQKCVDASTRSWHIPVSIGSSIGAVLALSMIVFVILLLRWPSSIHWRGKQKTRKYDSMSSHFNDELYDFSESVTMTAGHDDMFSDQSEGYVFELPVHNNGHCNGNTNYVIAGVHRKGSSSSSHKHSGHHHHGRGHCTHSGQSHSGIRHHSHQESSIMQDLNHNHHHPRHEHGDSIILHDNDEQEQELDCNQINGMPHAHTEPILPSTEFYEFEMQDMKEVSNMPEPDVRPYLETSIDDDIA from the coding sequence ATGATACTTGAAATATTGGAAACAATGGCTTCAAccgaaaaattaccaattttcaTAGATGCAGTGGAAGTTTCGTCAACAAGTACTTCGTCAGTTGAAATACTATGGAGAGCAAATCCTGATACTGTGTCAAATGTTCTGGGATACCGTGTTCATTACCAGAAGATTGCTAGTTCCTACATCCAGTATGGACCTCACCTGTCACCAACTATCCATTCTTACACCGTTCACAATTTAGTAGCTGACACTTATTATAGACTATGTTTAATGATGTTAAGAAACGATACAGCAACGTTACAAAAATGTGTTGACGCTTCAACGCGAAGTTGGCACATCCCCGTTTCTATTGGAAGTAGTATAGGTGCAGTGCTGGCTCTTTCTATGattgtgtttgttattttgttattacgATGGCCATCGTCGATACACTGGAGAGGGAAACAAAAAACTAGAAAATATGACAGTATGTCATCTCACTTTAATGATGAACTGTATGACTTCAGTGAGAGTGTAACAATGACTGCCGGTCATGACGACATGTTTTCAGACCAAAGCGAAGGTTATGTATTTGAACTTCCAGTTCATAATAATGGACATTGTAACGGGAACACAAATTATGTAATTGCTGGGGTTCACCGAAAAGGTTCATCTTCATCTTCTCACAAACATTCCGGTCACCATCACCACGGTCGAGGCCACTGTACTCATTCAGGACAGTCCCATAGTGGAATTCGTCACCATAGCCATCAAGAGTCTAGCATTATGCAGGATCTCAATCATAATCACCACCATCCCCGTCATGAGCACGGTGATTCAATAATTTTGCATGATAACGATGAACAAGAACAGGAACTTGACTGTAATCAAATTAACGGTATGCCTCATGCTCATACTGAGCCTATTCTACCGTCAACGgaattttatgaatttgaaatgCAAGATATGAAAGAAGTCAGTAATATGCCAGAGCCAGACGTCAGGCCATATTTAGAAACATCGATCGACGATGATATTGcgtga
- the LOC134705104 gene encoding uncharacterized protein LOC134705104 produces the protein MLLTSTMSSLQNISHIFIDNLQVTESKRSSIDILWRATVQSPLNLLGYRVHYQKIASSYIQYGPRLPPTDHSYSVNNLVPDTYYKICLSMLRNDSSPYQKCVTASTQSWDLPVSVGSSIGAILALAMIVLLILMIRCKSLLRCKKTQHKSDYDTVSPHCNDNVFNFSETHIDDDAEQQTDLQVNDQKPHTGHDQDGTVSGAIPKVLSTHHGHSKHSHKCNCGMQDKYHGSNPNGFVQQRDNTPKPYTNSYHDHYHDNAIILHVHGNSSPDNETQSSHLNSGTKYNDKIITHSTIEPNDLEDTFSDQANIFLTFQNADSSSTSTAEDLEMTDISHEIPSEKHFQTSLDAGYVCK, from the coding sequence ATGCTCTTGACATCTACTATGTCATCACTACAAAATATATCGCATATCTTTATTGATAATCTGCAGGTGACGGAATCTAAAAGATCGTCTATTGATATACTTTGGCGAGCAACTGTCCAAAGTCCACTTAATCTTCTTGGGTATCGAGTACATTATCAGAAGATTGCCAGTTCATATATTCAGTATGGACCTCGTTTGCCACCAACAGATCATTCCTATAGTGTAAACAATCTTGTACCAGATACTTACTACAAGATTTGTCTGTCAATGTTAAGAAATGACAGTTCCCCTTACCAGAAATGTGTTACAGCATCAACACAAAGCTGGGACCTTCCTGTATCAGTAGGAAGCAGTATAGGGGCTATTCTTGCTTTAGCTATGATAGTGTTATTGATTCTAATGATCCGATGTAAATCTCTTCTCCGATGTaaaaagacacaacataaaagTGATTACGATACGGTATCCCcacattgtaatgataatgtgtttaattttagtgaaaCTCACATCGACGATGATGCCGAACAACAAACTGACTTACAGGTAAACGACCAGAAGCCACATACAGGACACGACCAAGATGGTACAGTTTCTGGTGCCATTCCAAAAGTACTATCAACACACCATGGTCATTCAAAGCATAGTCACAAATGTAACTGTGGTATGCAGGACAAATATCATGGCTCAAATCCGAATGGCTTTGTACAGCAGAGAGACAATACTCCTAAACCATATACAAATAGCTACCATGATCATTACCATGATAATGCGATAATTCTTCATGTGCATGGTAATTCAAGTCCGGATAATGAGACTCAATCATCACATCTAAATTCTGGTACTAAatataatgacaaaattattacTCATAGTACAATAGAACCGAACGACTTAGAAGATACTTTTTCTGATCaagcaaatatttttctaacatttcaaaatgcagATTCTAGTTCTACCTCCACAGCAGAAGACTTGGAAATGACAGACATATCGCATGAAATACCCAGTGAAAAACATTTCCAGACTTCGCTTGACGCTGGTTATGTTTGTAAATAA